The following proteins are encoded in a genomic region of Methanobrevibacter gottschalkii DSM 11977:
- a CDS encoding ArsR/SmtB family transcription factor, with protein MENNNLGNKDDLCEVFDSHEDVVNRVKERIPDESDFTELSEFFKIFGNPTRLKIISLLSIEDLCVCDICEALDLNQTTVSNQLRILRANNIVKYQKEGKMARYSLTDLHIEMIYKVGLEHILE; from the coding sequence ATGGAAAATAATAATCTTGGAAATAAGGATGATTTGTGTGAAGTTTTTGATTCTCATGAAGATGTTGTAAATCGTGTAAAAGAACGTATACCTGATGAAAGTGATTTTACTGAACTATCTGAATTCTTTAAAATATTTGGAAACCCAACAAGATTAAAAATTATTTCCCTGCTTAGTATTGAAGATTTATGTGTATGCGATATCTGCGAAGCGCTTGATTTAAATCAAACCACGGTTTCAAATCAATTAAGAATACTGCGTGCGAATAATATTGTCAAATACCAAAAAGAAGGTAAAATGGCAAGATATTCTCTCACAGACCTTCACATTGAAATGATTTACAAAGTAGGTTTGGAACATATATTAGAATAA
- a CDS encoding DUF2124 family protein, translated as MAYSVRDKENHFIPLVNVDDCHKFESKYYGMVLNDEVSDPHDSDVVVLLGGLSMPKYNLGTGELNDLIKDILKDDGQIIGVCFMNMFTKVNWLDKFDFDCVIDGNLVGVVKK; from the coding sequence CTGGCTTATTCTGTGAGGGATAAAGAGAATCATTTTATTCCTTTGGTAAATGTTGATGACTGTCATAAGTTTGAATCTAAATATTATGGTATGGTTCTAAATGATGAAGTTTCAGATCCTCATGATTCTGATGTTGTTGTTCTGTTAGGCGGGCTATCAATGCCAAAATACAATTTAGGTACCGGGGAATTAAATGATTTAATAAAAGATATTTTAAAAGATGATGGTCAAATTATTGGAGTTTGCTTTATGAACATGTTTACTAAAGTTAATTGGTTAGATAAATTTGACTTTGATTGTGTCATTGACGGTAATTTAGTTGGGGTTGTTAAAAAATAA
- a CDS encoding ABC transporter ATP-binding protein has product MEKLLDVENVSISFIQYTQGLNQRDLKVITDLTLDVFEGEILAILGSSGSGKSLLAHAIFGILPENANLNGTIKYKGKELSQKDKEEIRGKEIALIPQSVNFLDPLMKISDQAIGETKDDAEKKEKKQKQREIFEHYNLGPEVDDMYPFQLSGGMARRVLVSTALLSNPKLVVADEPTPGLDQKTVKETLNHFKHMKEDGVGVLLITHDIHAALEVADRIGIFYSGYVIEIAENKDFSGNGENLLHPYTKALYKALPANGFELTEGHQPLHGEIPKGCPYYDRCEMRMGICKEERPELTDLGNKKVRCFKYEGGLKNGT; this is encoded by the coding sequence ATGGAGAAATTATTAGATGTAGAAAATGTATCAATTTCATTTATTCAATATACGCAAGGTTTGAATCAAAGAGATCTGAAAGTTATTACAGACCTAACTTTAGATGTATTTGAAGGAGAAATACTAGCCATTCTAGGTTCAAGCGGATCTGGAAAAAGTTTGCTCGCACATGCGATATTCGGAATTTTACCAGAAAATGCAAATTTAAATGGGACAATAAAATACAAAGGAAAAGAATTATCACAAAAAGATAAAGAAGAAATCCGTGGAAAAGAAATAGCACTTATTCCACAATCAGTAAACTTCCTAGACCCTTTGATGAAGATTTCAGATCAAGCAATTGGTGAAACTAAAGATGATGCTGAGAAAAAGGAAAAGAAACAGAAACAAAGAGAAATTTTTGAACATTACAATCTAGGTCCTGAAGTAGATGACATGTACCCCTTTCAACTTTCCGGAGGAATGGCAAGAAGAGTACTTGTATCAACAGCACTACTATCCAATCCAAAACTAGTAGTAGCAGACGAACCAACACCAGGATTAGATCAAAAAACAGTCAAAGAAACATTAAATCATTTCAAGCATATGAAAGAAGATGGAGTAGGAGTATTGCTAATTACACATGACATTCATGCAGCATTAGAAGTAGCTGATAGAATCGGAATATTCTATTCAGGATACGTAATAGAAATTGCAGAAAACAAAGACTTCTCAGGAAACGGAGAAAACCTCCTACACCCCTACACAAAAGCACTATACAAAGCATTACCTGCAAACGGGTTTGAACTGACAGAAGGACACCAACCATTGCATGGGGAAATCCCTAAAGGATGTCCATATTATGACAGATGCGAAATGCGTATGGGAATATGCAAAGAAGAAAGACCGGAACTGACAGACCTTGGAAACAAAAAAGTCAGATGTTTTAAATATGAAGGAGGTCTAAAAAATGGAACTTAA
- a CDS encoding heavy metal translocating P-type ATPase, with amino-acid sequence MVKNRCYDADCDKDNCHNPEHYNYICFDPNCDEIKCNDSDHYDKQLLRDYQKNTDLSVYDHGEEIDYDEDVDISLCGCPDCADDHDHDHDHHHDHSHDHHEHDEDDSCSDESCSCHDHDEHDHHDHDDVDISLCGCPDCADDGHEHGHGDEELLAEGKPLIANRPIQIIVSSGILFVLGHVFEWLSFSPAVVTIIYMLGALIAGYEIAVLAYNSLVKRHTVGPAMLMCVACVASFIIGHPEEGAAVTFLYYIAEFLEDYAEHRAKRSIKSLVEIAPETARVKLNDSEELRNVDDVDIGEIVIVKPGDKVPLDGEVVLGSSSINQSSITGESVPVLKETGDEVFSGTVNEDGYLEIAVTKKAKDSVISKIVTLVKRSQLNRSETESLVEKVAKYYTPIMMVAAICVALIPSFVFGQNLVDWVYKALSLLVISCPCAFLISTPVGMVSAITSATKNGVLIKGSTYVEEMRDVKAVIFDKTGTLTEGKLILSDVEVLDENFSKEDIIRIAASLENQSSHPIAQAIVNYATVNGIKFSEINDFKNVPGKGIVANIGEEQYYAANESLIEDGSFEVSRDEINRYSAEGKTIVFIGNSKNVLAIITVSDKIRPNAHEVISDLKEQGVQTIMLTGDNKLAAKSVASEIGMDYVYSNLMPEDKLNILDTIRNKFGDVAMVGDGINDAPALARANIGIAMGAAGSDVAIETADVALMQDDISKLPYLFTLSRKTMGIIKQNITVAIAVKLLCVILAILGIITLMMSVGFGDLGLTMLVILNSFRIGMVKDPLF; translated from the coding sequence ATGGTAAAAAATAGATGTTATGATGCTGATTGTGATAAAGATAACTGTCACAATCCAGAACATTACAATTATATCTGTTTTGATCCAAATTGTGATGAAATTAAATGTAATGATTCTGATCATTATGATAAACAATTATTAAGAGATTATCAAAAAAATACAGATTTAAGTGTTTATGATCATGGAGAAGAGATAGATTATGATGAAGATGTTGATATAAGTCTTTGTGGTTGTCCTGATTGTGCAGACGACCATGATCACGATCATGATCATCACCACGATCATTCTCATGACCATCATGAACATGATGAGGATGATTCATGTTCTGATGAAAGTTGTAGTTGCCATGACCATGATGAGCATGACCATCATGACCATGATGATGTTGATATAAGTCTTTGTGGTTGTCCTGATTGTGCAGATGATGGCCATGAACATGGTCATGGAGATGAAGAATTGTTGGCTGAAGGAAAACCATTAATTGCTAATAGGCCAATACAAATCATTGTTTCAAGCGGCATATTGTTTGTTTTAGGTCATGTTTTTGAATGGTTGTCATTTAGCCCTGCAGTTGTTACAATAATTTATATGTTAGGTGCTTTAATTGCAGGTTATGAAATAGCTGTTTTAGCATACAACTCATTAGTTAAAAGACATACTGTTGGTCCGGCAATGCTTATGTGTGTTGCATGTGTAGCTTCATTTATTATTGGGCATCCTGAAGAAGGTGCTGCAGTAACATTTTTATATTACATAGCGGAATTTTTAGAAGATTATGCGGAACATCGTGCTAAACGTTCTATTAAGTCTTTAGTTGAAATTGCTCCTGAAACTGCAAGGGTAAAATTAAATGATTCTGAGGAGTTAAGAAATGTTGATGATGTTGATATCGGTGAGATCGTTATTGTAAAACCTGGAGATAAAGTTCCTTTGGATGGTGAAGTTGTTTTAGGATCTTCATCAATTAACCAATCTTCCATTACTGGTGAAAGTGTTCCAGTTCTAAAGGAAACTGGTGATGAAGTATTTTCTGGAACTGTTAATGAAGATGGTTACTTGGAAATTGCGGTAACTAAAAAGGCTAAGGATTCTGTTATTTCAAAAATTGTCACTTTGGTTAAAAGATCTCAACTCAACAGGTCTGAAACCGAATCATTAGTTGAAAAAGTTGCTAAATATTATACTCCAATCATGATGGTTGCAGCTATTTGTGTTGCATTAATTCCATCGTTTGTATTTGGTCAAAACTTAGTTGATTGGGTTTATAAAGCGCTTTCACTTTTAGTAATTTCATGTCCATGTGCATTTTTAATCTCAACACCGGTAGGTATGGTATCTGCTATTACCTCAGCTACTAAAAATGGTGTTTTGATTAAAGGCAGTACATATGTTGAAGAGATGCGTGATGTAAAAGCAGTCATCTTTGATAAAACTGGTACTTTAACAGAGGGAAAATTAATTTTAAGTGATGTTGAAGTTCTGGATGAAAACTTCTCAAAAGAAGATATTATCAGGATTGCAGCATCTCTGGAAAATCAATCTTCCCACCCAATTGCACAGGCTATTGTAAATTATGCAACAGTAAATGGTATTAAATTTAGTGAAATTAATGACTTTAAGAATGTTCCGGGAAAGGGCATTGTAGCTAATATTGGGGAAGAACAATACTATGCGGCTAATGAATCATTAATAGAGGATGGGTCATTTGAAGTTTCAAGAGATGAAATTAATAGATATTCAGCTGAAGGTAAAACAATTGTATTTATTGGAAACTCAAAGAATGTTTTAGCCATTATTACAGTATCTGATAAAATTAGACCAAATGCTCATGAGGTAATTTCTGATTTAAAAGAACAAGGTGTACAGACAATCATGCTCACCGGTGATAATAAACTTGCCGCAAAAAGTGTGGCATCTGAAATCGGAATGGATTATGTGTATTCTAATCTAATGCCTGAAGATAAACTAAACATTCTGGATACAATTAGAAACAAGTTTGGTGATGTGGCTATGGTTGGGGATGGCATTAATGATGCTCCGGCTCTAGCACGTGCAAATATTGGTATTGCAATGGGTGCTGCAGGTTCTGATGTGGCTATTGAAACAGCGGATGTTGCATTAATGCAGGATGATATTTCAAAACTCCCATACCTGTTCACTTTAAGCCGTAAAACAATGGGTATTATTAAACAGAATATTACTGTGGCTATTGCAGTTAAATTGTTATGCGTAATACTTGCAATCTTAGGCATCATTACATTGATGATGTCTGTAGGTTTTGGGGATTTAGGACTGACAATGCTTGTTATCTTAAATTCCTTTAGAATTGGAATGGTGAAAGATCCACTATTCTAA
- a CDS encoding ABC transporter permease, with protein MNNSNKSIYSPISKMNLRTKTLLTIGLTVSLLIIVMITSLLINSTDITTNFSAMNLPPSFEHLFGTDWLGRDMFIRTLKGLGLSVQIGAGASILSSLIAIILSFVCSINKKFDSFVAWIVDLFLSIPHILLIILISISLGGGAFGVTVGVALTHWTTLTRVLRAEIKQIKTSDYVKLSEQFGKSKFWIARKHILPLVITQIIVGTILIFPHAIMHEASVTFLGFGLAPHEPAIGIILSESMKYLATGNWWLALFPGLALLILVLLFDIAGENIKKILDPTSANE; from the coding sequence ATGAATAATTCAAATAAAAGCATTTATAGTCCAATTTCAAAAATGAATTTAAGAACAAAGACATTGTTAACAATTGGTCTTACTGTATCTTTATTAATAATTGTTATGATAACAAGTTTATTAATTAATTCTACAGACATAACAACTAATTTTAGTGCAATGAATTTACCTCCTTCATTTGAACATTTATTTGGTACTGATTGGTTAGGTAGAGATATGTTTATACGTACTTTGAAAGGATTAGGATTAAGTGTTCAGATTGGTGCCGGAGCATCAATATTAAGTAGTTTAATTGCAATTATTTTATCCTTTGTATGCAGCATTAATAAAAAATTTGATTCATTTGTCGCATGGATAGTGGATTTATTTTTATCAATACCACATATTTTACTTATCATTTTAATATCAATCTCATTAGGTGGTGGAGCATTTGGTGTAACTGTTGGAGTAGCACTTACTCACTGGACCACACTCACAAGAGTATTAAGAGCAGAAATTAAACAAATAAAAACATCAGATTATGTTAAACTATCTGAACAATTCGGAAAATCTAAATTTTGGATTGCAAGAAAGCATATATTGCCTTTAGTAATTACTCAAATCATAGTTGGAACCATATTAATATTTCCACATGCAATTATGCACGAAGCTAGTGTAACATTCCTCGGTTTCGGATTAGCACCTCATGAACCTGCAATTGGTATTATCCTATCTGAATCAATGAAATATCTTGCAACAGGTAACTGGTGGTTAGCATTATTCCCAGGACTCGCTTTATTAATCTTAGTATTATTATTCGATATCGCTGGAGAAAACATTAAAAAGATACTTGATCCTACAAGTGCAAATGAATAA
- a CDS encoding ABC transporter substrate-binding protein, with protein MEQKYIIGIIVLILIAIIGGTLFMSGGNTSTRADNELVVSAFVHGSEPETGYDPMYGWGDRGEPLIQSTLMKMNRNMTYDNDLATSWSSNNNFTEYTVNIRDGVKFTDNTTLDAEDVAFSYNQAKSTGNTIDLSSLDNVSAINKTTIKFKLNKPDSTFTDKLLHVGIVPSDSYDNNTYGSNPIGSGPFKLAQWDKGQQVIFEKNPNYYGKQPKFDKLTISFQKNEASFNAAKNHELDIAAVPLSYANETIDGYHSFLSESNDVRGISLPMKNNTGETNEDGIALGNNVTADKSIRLALNYGINREDICKGALNGAGVPNYDGIAHFLPWYNNDSTIKDADIDKAKDFLKKGGWKDTDGDGIVEKDGKKASFNLYYSSDAPERQAIAVAVSEQAKEFGIEINATGSNWDEIDKIKFSEPVVWGFGSTDPYVMYGEYYSNQAGIGYNNPSLVNNSAVDSHIDKAMSEPREQSYADWSAVSWDGQTGISPKGDAAWLWISEIKYTYFVDDSLDISKDTFKLQPHGGDLFGNIYDWTRISPINATN; from the coding sequence ATGGAACAAAAATACATTATAGGAATAATAGTATTAATTTTAATTGCAATTATTGGTGGAACTCTTTTTATGAGTGGAGGAAATACCAGTACAAGAGCAGATAATGAATTAGTAGTTTCTGCTTTTGTACATGGCAGTGAACCAGAAACAGGTTACGACCCGATGTATGGTTGGGGAGACCGTGGAGAACCATTAATTCAATCAACTTTGATGAAAATGAATAGAAATATGACCTATGACAATGATTTAGCTACAAGTTGGTCTTCTAATAATAACTTTACTGAATATACTGTAAATATCAGAGATGGAGTTAAATTTACTGACAACACAACATTAGATGCTGAAGATGTAGCATTTTCATATAATCAAGCAAAAAGTACTGGAAATACAATTGATTTAAGTAGTTTAGATAATGTAAGTGCAATTAATAAAACCACTATTAAATTCAAGTTAAATAAACCAGATTCAACATTTACAGACAAACTGTTACATGTAGGTATCGTACCTTCAGATTCATATGACAATAATACTTATGGAAGTAACCCAATAGGATCTGGACCATTCAAACTTGCACAATGGGATAAAGGTCAACAAGTAATCTTTGAGAAAAATCCAAACTATTATGGAAAACAACCAAAATTTGATAAATTGACAATATCATTCCAAAAAAATGAAGCTTCATTTAATGCAGCTAAAAATCATGAATTAGATATTGCAGCAGTACCATTATCTTACGCAAATGAAACAATAGATGGTTACCACTCATTTTTATCCGAATCAAATGATGTGAGAGGCATTTCATTACCAATGAAAAACAATACTGGTGAAACTAATGAAGATGGCATAGCATTAGGAAATAATGTGACTGCAGATAAATCAATCAGGTTAGCATTAAACTATGGTATTAACAGAGAAGACATATGTAAAGGTGCATTAAACGGTGCCGGCGTACCTAACTACGATGGTATCGCTCATTTCTTACCATGGTACAATAATGATTCCACTATCAAAGATGCAGATATTGACAAAGCTAAAGATTTCTTGAAGAAAGGTGGATGGAAAGATACAGATGGTGATGGAATAGTAGAAAAAGATGGTAAGAAAGCATCATTTAACCTATACTACTCATCAGATGCACCGGAAAGACAAGCAATTGCAGTAGCAGTTTCAGAACAAGCAAAAGAATTTGGTATTGAAATAAATGCAACAGGTTCTAATTGGGATGAAATAGATAAAATCAAATTTAGTGAACCAGTTGTATGGGGATTCGGTTCTACTGATCCTTATGTAATGTACGGAGAATACTATAGTAATCAAGCAGGTATTGGATACAACAACCCATCACTTGTAAATAACAGTGCTGTAGATTCACATATTGATAAAGCAATGTCTGAACCACGTGAACAATCATATGCTGACTGGTCTGCAGTTTCATGGGATGGTCAAACAGGCATTTCACCAAAAGGTGATGCAGCATGGTTATGGATAAGCGAAATCAAATACACATACTTTGTAGATGATAGTTTAGATATTTCCAAAGATACATTCAAATTACAACCTCATGGTGGAGACTTATTCGGAAACATCTACGATTGGACTCGTATATCTCCAATTAATGCTACAAATTAA
- a CDS encoding ABC transporter permease, which yields MLKNEKILKFLGKKIIRFIILLIFVIILSFILIDMSPINPVKTYISALGSVSSEKIAILEAYWGVNEPITTKVISWLGKIVQGDFGTSLIFRMPVIDVIKERFIASLVLMLTSWLFSGLLGFILGTIAGFKKDTIIDKAIKVYCYILQSAPTFWIALLFLMIFSVYLGWFPTGLGVPIGTLSENVSIWEWLHRLILPMITLSVVGIASITLYTRDKLIEVMNSDYFLFAKARGESGWNLIKRHGIRNILLPAITIQFLGFSELFGGAVLVEQIFTYPGIGQAAVSAGLKSDVPLLLGIVIFSAIFVYCGNLIADILYNFVDPRIREGEEDE from the coding sequence ATGTTAAAAAATGAAAAGATTTTAAAATTTTTAGGTAAGAAAATTATTAGATTTATAATATTACTCATATTTGTTATAATATTAAGTTTTATACTAATTGACATGTCCCCTATAAATCCCGTAAAAACATATATTAGTGCTCTTGGATCAGTTTCTTCTGAAAAAATAGCTATTTTAGAGGCATATTGGGGGGTGAATGAACCCATAACAACAAAAGTAATTAGTTGGTTAGGAAAAATAGTGCAAGGCGATTTTGGAACATCATTAATTTTCAGAATGCCTGTTATTGATGTTATTAAAGAAAGATTTATTGCATCTTTAGTATTAATGTTAACTTCATGGCTATTTTCAGGACTTTTAGGATTCATATTAGGAACAATAGCAGGATTTAAAAAAGATACCATTATTGATAAAGCAATAAAAGTATATTGTTATATTTTACAATCTGCACCAACTTTTTGGATTGCATTACTTTTCCTCATGATATTTAGCGTATATCTTGGTTGGTTCCCAACCGGATTAGGAGTACCCATCGGAACATTAAGTGAAAATGTATCTATTTGGGAATGGTTACACAGATTAATTCTCCCTATGATTACATTAAGTGTCGTTGGAATAGCCTCAATTACTTTATATACCCGTGATAAATTAATTGAAGTGATGAATAGTGATTATTTCTTGTTTGCAAAAGCAAGAGGAGAAAGTGGTTGGAATTTAATTAAAAGACATGGAATAAGAAATATTCTACTCCCAGCAATAACAATCCAATTTTTAGGATTTTCAGAATTATTTGGAGGTGCTGTACTTGTAGAACAAATATTTACATATCCTGGAATTGGACAAGCAGCAGTATCCGCTGGATTAAAAAGTGATGTGCCTCTTCTTTTAGGAATTGTAATTTTTAGTGCAATATTCGTTTATTGTGGAAATTTAATAGCAGATATCCTCTATAACTTCGTAGATCCAAGAATTAGAGAAGGTGAAGAAGATGAATAA
- a CDS encoding ABC transporter ATP-binding protein — protein MELKGSNISFKYPSTKKYILKDIDICIDNTKITALVGDSGSGKSTLCKILSGYTNNFEGAVTLDGKELPKKEFCPVQLIFQHPEKVMNPKWKMNHILEESWMPDDNLLKEFGIQKTWLTRFPQELSGGELQRFSVLRALNPKTQFIIADEMTTMLDAITQVQILTSVIEIVKKRNMGMLIVSHDMPLVETICDEIIYLKDINGI, from the coding sequence ATGGAACTTAAAGGAAGCAATATTTCATTTAAATATCCTTCAACTAAAAAATACATATTGAAAGATATAGACATATGCATCGACAACACCAAAATCACCGCATTAGTCGGAGACAGCGGAAGCGGAAAATCAACACTATGCAAAATCCTCTCAGGATACACAAATAATTTTGAGGGTGCAGTCACATTAGACGGTAAAGAACTACCTAAAAAAGAATTTTGCCCTGTGCAATTAATTTTCCAACATCCGGAAAAAGTAATGAACCCTAAATGGAAAATGAACCACATTCTAGAAGAATCATGGATGCCGGACGATAACCTCTTAAAAGAATTTGGAATTCAAAAGACATGGCTGACAAGATTTCCACAAGAACTGTCTGGAGGAGAACTGCAAAGATTCTCCGTGTTAAGGGCATTAAACCCAAAAACACAATTCATAATAGCCGATGAAATGACCACAATGCTAGACGCGATAACACAAGTACAAATCCTAACATCAGTCATTGAAATCGTTAAAAAAAGAAACATGGGAATGCTAATTGTAAGTCACGACATGCCATTAGTAGAAACAATATGCGACGAAATAATTTACTTAAAAGATATTAATGGAATTTAA
- a CDS encoding MATE family efflux transporter has protein sequence MLSNDLVNGVELMLQNPKKALIEMSIPLIISLLITSFYNLIDAAWVSGLGADALAGVGFFTPIFMILVGFGNGLGSGAAFALSKYLGGNNKQKADNAAIHSIIIDLIASLIITLALLVLLNPILNAMGAGQTIGYATDYGMIIILGSAFIILSNALYGISRGEGDTTRPMYAIIASAILNMILDPIFIYNLNLGVKGAAIATIVSSVFVILILLYWFYIKGDTYLKPNLSNFDFKKDISIDIIKVGVPASIQLLNNAFFAAVFSALLTFVGSTDSVAVYSTGWRIVTIGTTPLIAIGTALISVIAANYGAKNYKNIQIVHRYAMKVSIALAIIVAILTNVFAGDISSVFASSGSSVRIAAELTGFLSWIVIYYPTMAVGVASTYVFQGIGKGITAMFQTIIRETGFTITFAVLFAVVLNYGVWGAWMGIVLGEIVSNNLTMLWADYLVKKLIDISG, from the coding sequence ATGTTAAGTAATGATTTGGTAAATGGTGTTGAACTGATGCTTCAAAACCCTAAAAAAGCATTAATTGAAATGTCCATACCATTGATTATTTCATTACTCATTACTAGTTTTTACAACTTGATTGATGCTGCTTGGGTTTCTGGTCTTGGTGCTGATGCACTTGCAGGTGTTGGATTTTTTACACCAATTTTCATGATTTTAGTTGGCTTTGGAAATGGATTAGGTTCTGGAGCTGCTTTTGCATTATCCAAATATCTGGGTGGAAATAATAAACAAAAAGCGGATAATGCAGCGATTCATTCAATAATCATTGATCTAATTGCATCATTGATTATAACTCTTGCATTATTAGTTCTATTAAATCCGATATTAAATGCGATGGGTGCGGGTCAAACTATTGGTTATGCTACTGATTATGGCATGATTATCATTTTAGGCTCTGCATTTATTATACTTTCAAATGCATTGTATGGCATTTCAAGAGGAGAAGGGGATACTACCCGTCCAATGTATGCTATAATTGCATCAGCTATTTTAAATATGATTTTGGATCCGATTTTTATTTATAATTTAAATTTAGGTGTTAAGGGAGCCGCTATTGCAACGATTGTTTCATCAGTTTTTGTAATTTTAATTTTATTATACTGGTTTTATATTAAGGGAGATACATATTTAAAACCTAATTTAAGTAATTTTGATTTTAAAAAAGATATTTCAATAGATATAATTAAAGTTGGAGTTCCTGCAAGCATTCAGCTTTTGAATAATGCTTTTTTTGCTGCAGTTTTCTCAGCACTCTTAACATTTGTCGGTTCAACTGATTCGGTTGCAGTCTATTCGACAGGTTGGAGGATAGTTACTATTGGAACAACACCGTTAATAGCTATTGGAACGGCCTTGATTAGTGTAATTGCAGCAAATTATGGTGCAAAAAACTATAAAAACATTCAAATTGTTCATAGGTATGCAATGAAAGTATCAATTGCACTGGCTATTATTGTGGCTATTTTAACAAATGTATTTGCAGGAGATATTTCCTCAGTATTTGCTTCTTCCGGAAGTAGTGTAAGAATAGCTGCAGAGCTTACAGGTTTCCTTTCATGGATTGTAATTTACTATCCAACAATGGCTGTTGGTGTTGCTTCAACTTATGTTTTCCAGGGTATTGGTAAAGGGATTACTGCAATGTTTCAGACAATTATAAGGGAAACAGGTTTCACAATAACTTTTGCAGTATTGTTTGCTGTAGTTTTAAATTATGGTGTATGGGGAGCATGGATGGGTATTGTTTTAGGTGAAATTGTCTCAAATAATCTTACTATGCTTTGGGCGGATTATCTTGTTAAAAAATTAATAGATATTAGTGGTTAA